In one window of Deinococcus aquiradiocola DNA:
- a CDS encoding DEAD/DEAH box helicase: MPQAPQGTLTLLPQVARMALFAAYQGPCILLTTPDRLDTYATTAALGAPVTVNPGLHDWGNRQEHVILDVNTALDLFPATPEDHALTLRVGGSHERAALEERLETLGYDPLQDGEDGPGYRLRGDTLDLHAQNGDHLRAEFFGDELDTLRSLVPGEPSRKLTNYTLAPADGYLSATRWDATRLQLLPGRVFLDAPEFYASSLGVLTDTLWTQLRARLAGGGDVTSFGRSPLDLPDASTDLKTLGFYRARLSDLERDIREWQDADYRVLLLVRHERTATYLAQKLLGEDASVPWLTVPQLPQGQLGFLRAGGEGGFALEQERVVVITEDLVYGFQGGSALRGKKLTGRPVTDALGLAVGDYLIHPEHGVGEFEGLETRTVLGVSRDYLNILYRGGARLYLPIEQLPVLRRHPGTTDDPPALSSLDKKDWARAKERARKNAEEVAGRLLVQYAARQVTPGNAFPPVQDWDEQVEKNFAFDLTADQKRALKDTFRDLENPHPMDRLVSGDVGFGKTEVALRAAHRVVGHGRQVAVLVPTTLLAEQHATTFMERFKDLPVRVEGLSRFTSDRQARTILADLAAGKVDIIIGTHRLLSDDIRFGNLGLMIVDEEHRFGVGQKEKLRALSGLPALKDGKMDVPEAVRAVDVLSLSATPIPRTLYMSMVGLRDMSSIQTPPRGRRPIQTILAPFDPLTVRSAILSEIERGGKVFYIHDRIASIGARSLYLRNLVPEARIGVAHGRMNEDELEEIMLGFEEGAFDVLISTTIVETGLDIPEANTILIERADRLGLAQLYQLRGRVGRRSRDAYAYLFYPPRMTENAARRLWAIADLQDLGSGHLLAEKDMEIRGVGNILGEEQHGHVQAVSIEVYTELLAEAVAKLKGETLGTPPTVSIDLPVNARLTPEYFATEHGNHLAGKTGEEERIATYGRLSEARTLQAISRVERDLRKKFGPPTPDVQNFIDLAKLRLSALARRAISVGETMTDLQITFSYKGLDYDAAALRRFPQKTEVTPFPPSVKVSKRGLKPDEYVRTLIDVLGYFA, translated from the coding sequence ATGCCACAGGCGCCCCAGGGCACCCTGACACTGCTGCCGCAGGTGGCCCGGATGGCGCTCTTCGCCGCGTACCAGGGCCCCTGCATCCTCCTGACCACGCCCGACCGGCTGGACACGTACGCCACCACCGCCGCCCTCGGCGCGCCCGTCACCGTCAATCCCGGCCTGCACGACTGGGGAAACCGGCAGGAGCACGTCATCCTCGACGTGAACACCGCCCTCGACCTGTTCCCCGCCACCCCGGAAGACCACGCCCTCACCCTGCGCGTCGGCGGCAGCCACGAGCGCGCCGCCCTCGAAGAACGCCTCGAAACGCTCGGGTACGACCCCCTGCAGGACGGCGAGGACGGCCCCGGCTACCGCCTGCGCGGCGACACCCTCGACCTGCACGCCCAGAACGGCGACCACCTGCGCGCCGAGTTCTTCGGTGACGAACTCGACACCCTGCGCAGCCTCGTGCCCGGCGAACCGAGCCGCAAACTGACCAACTACACCCTCGCGCCCGCCGACGGATACCTCAGCGCCACCCGCTGGGACGCCACGCGCCTGCAACTCCTGCCGGGCCGCGTGTTCCTCGACGCGCCCGAATTCTACGCGTCCAGCCTCGGCGTCCTCACCGACACCCTCTGGACGCAGCTGCGCGCCCGCCTCGCCGGTGGGGGAGACGTCACCAGCTTCGGCCGCTCCCCCCTCGACCTGCCGGACGCCAGCACCGACCTCAAGACGCTCGGCTTCTACCGCGCCCGCCTCTCGGACCTGGAGCGCGACATCCGCGAATGGCAGGACGCCGACTACCGCGTGCTATTGCTCGTGCGGCACGAACGCACCGCCACGTACCTCGCGCAGAAACTCCTCGGGGAGGACGCCAGCGTCCCGTGGCTCACCGTCCCGCAACTCCCGCAGGGCCAGCTCGGCTTCCTGCGCGCGGGCGGCGAGGGCGGCTTCGCGCTCGAACAGGAACGCGTCGTCGTCATCACCGAGGACCTCGTCTACGGCTTCCAGGGCGGCAGCGCCCTGCGCGGCAAGAAACTCACCGGGCGGCCCGTCACGGACGCGCTCGGCCTCGCCGTCGGCGACTACCTCATCCACCCGGAACACGGCGTCGGCGAGTTCGAAGGCCTCGAAACCCGCACCGTGCTCGGCGTGTCCCGCGACTACCTCAACATCCTGTACCGCGGCGGCGCGCGCCTGTACCTCCCCATCGAACAGCTGCCCGTCCTGCGCCGCCACCCCGGCACCACCGACGACCCCCCCGCCCTCAGCAGCCTCGACAAGAAAGACTGGGCGCGCGCCAAGGAACGCGCCCGCAAGAACGCCGAAGAGGTCGCCGGACGCCTCCTCGTGCAGTACGCCGCGCGGCAGGTCACGCCCGGCAACGCCTTCCCGCCCGTGCAGGACTGGGACGAACAGGTCGAGAAGAACTTCGCCTTCGACCTCACCGCCGACCAGAAACGCGCCCTCAAGGACACCTTCAGGGACCTCGAGAACCCGCACCCCATGGACCGCCTCGTGTCCGGCGACGTCGGCTTCGGCAAGACCGAAGTCGCCCTGCGCGCCGCGCACCGCGTCGTCGGGCACGGCAGACAGGTCGCCGTGCTCGTCCCCACCACCCTGCTCGCCGAACAGCACGCCACCACCTTCATGGAACGCTTCAAGGACCTCCCCGTCCGCGTCGAAGGCCTCTCCCGCTTCACGAGCGACCGGCAGGCCCGCACCATCCTCGCGGACCTCGCCGCAGGCAAGGTCGACATCATCATCGGCACGCACCGGCTCCTCAGCGACGACATCCGCTTCGGGAACCTCGGCCTGATGATCGTCGACGAGGAACACCGCTTCGGCGTCGGCCAGAAAGAAAAACTCCGCGCGCTCAGCGGCCTCCCCGCCCTCAAGGACGGCAAGATGGACGTCCCCGAGGCCGTGCGCGCCGTGGACGTCCTCAGCCTGTCCGCCACGCCCATCCCCCGCACCCTCTACATGAGCATGGTCGGCCTGCGCGACATGAGCAGCATCCAGACGCCCCCCAGGGGCCGCCGCCCCATCCAGACGATCCTCGCGCCCTTCGATCCCCTCACCGTCCGCAGCGCCATCCTCTCCGAGATCGAACGCGGCGGCAAGGTCTTCTACATCCACGACCGCATCGCCAGCATCGGCGCGCGCAGCCTGTACCTGCGCAACCTCGTGCCCGAAGCGCGCATCGGCGTCGCGCACGGCCGCATGAACGAGGACGAACTCGAAGAGATAATGCTCGGCTTCGAGGAAGGCGCCTTCGACGTCCTCATCAGCACCACCATCGTCGAAACGGGCCTCGACATCCCCGAAGCGAACACCATCCTCATCGAACGCGCCGACCGCCTCGGCCTCGCCCAGCTGTACCAGCTGCGCGGACGCGTCGGCCGCCGCAGCCGCGACGCCTACGCCTACCTCTTCTACCCGCCCCGCATGACCGAGAACGCCGCCCGCCGCCTCTGGGCCATCGCGGACCTGCAGGACCTCGGCAGCGGCCACCTCCTCGCCGAGAAAGACATGGAAATCCGCGGCGTCGGCAACATCCTCGGCGAGGAACAACACGGCCACGTGCAGGCCGTCAGCATCGAGGTGTACACCGAACTGCTCGCCGAAGCCGTCGCGAAACTCAAAGGCGAGACGCTCGGCACGCCCCCCACCGTCAGCATCGACCTGCCCGTCAACGCCCGCCTCACCCCCGAATACTTCGCCACCGAACACGGCAACCACCTCGCAGGCAAGACCGGCGAAGAAGAACGCATCGCCACGTACGGCCGCCTCTCCGAAGCGCGCACCCTGCAGGCCATCAGCCGCGTCGAACGCGACCTCCGCAAGAAATTCGGCCCGCCCACCCCCGACGTGCAGAACTTCATCGACCTCGCCAAACTCCGCCTCAGTGCCCTCGCCCGCCGCGCCATCAGCGTCGGCGAGACCATGACGGACCTCCAGATCACCTTCAGCTACAAGGGCCTCGACTACGACGCCGCCGCCCTCCGCCGCTTCCCGCAGAAGACCGAGGTCACGCCGTTCCCGCCCAGCGTCAAGGTCAGCAAACGCGGCCTGAAGCCCGACGAGTACGTCCGTACCCTCATCGACGTCCTCGGGTACTTCGCGTGA
- the rpe gene encoding ribulose-phosphate 3-epimerase translates to MPPTPTKLAPSILASDFTRLGREIEAVRTAEYLHVDVMDGLFVPNISFGFPVLEAARRTRDALGSAQVLDVHLMIQSPERYLQAFADAGADSITVHVESTAHVHRCVQTIRELGKRAGVVLNPGTPLEAVRPVLDSVDLVLVMSVNPGFGGQSFLPQTYGRVQALRALLDELGSRAELQVDGGVTASNARALADAGASVLVAGSSVYGADGAEAGLERLRAALAGGTR, encoded by the coding sequence GTGCCGCCCACTCCAACCAAACTGGCCCCCAGCATCCTCGCCTCCGACTTCACCCGGCTGGGCCGCGAGATCGAAGCGGTCCGCACGGCGGAGTACCTGCACGTCGACGTGATGGACGGTCTGTTCGTGCCGAACATCAGCTTCGGGTTCCCCGTTCTGGAGGCCGCCCGCCGCACCCGCGACGCGCTCGGCTCGGCGCAGGTCCTCGACGTGCACCTGATGATCCAGTCGCCGGAACGCTACCTGCAGGCCTTCGCGGACGCGGGCGCCGACAGCATCACCGTGCACGTGGAATCCACCGCGCACGTGCACCGCTGCGTACAGACCATCCGCGAACTCGGAAAACGGGCGGGCGTCGTCCTGAACCCCGGCACGCCGCTCGAAGCGGTGCGTCCCGTGCTGGACAGCGTGGACCTCGTGCTCGTGATGAGCGTCAACCCCGGCTTCGGCGGGCAGTCGTTCCTGCCGCAGACGTACGGGCGCGTGCAGGCCCTGCGCGCCCTGCTGGACGAGCTGGGCAGCAGGGCCGAACTGCAGGTGGACGGCGGCGTGACGGCCAGCAACGCCCGCGCGCTCGCGGACGCGGGCGCGAGTGTCCTCGTGGCCGGGTCGAGCGTGTACGGCGCGGACGGCGCCGAGGCGGGCCTGGAGCGCCTGCGCGCGGCGCTCGCGGGCGGCACGCGGTGA
- a CDS encoding 2-phosphosulfolactate phosphatase: protein MKLRVDLLPHGGYLDTVLVVDILRATTTAVAYLERGAAALLLTSSPEAALALRDVTGPDGEMTRNERYLLGGERGGLPMPGFDFGNSPVEASGQNFTGREVVMNTTNGTGAAHVAAQSGKHVLLASLVNAHAAARRARAMAVEEIAIVCSGTDERVSLEDVYAAGVLAEYLLAMGEFTVDDGARIALTIRRNLGNPLEALSSSGHGVHLERLGLGADVRWAARISESTVVPTLDRSVDVPGALRFTGS, encoded by the coding sequence GTGAAGTTACGGGTGGACCTGCTGCCGCACGGCGGGTACCTCGACACGGTGCTGGTGGTGGACATCCTGCGCGCCACCACGACCGCCGTCGCGTACCTGGAGCGCGGCGCGGCGGCCCTGCTGCTCACCAGCAGCCCGGAGGCCGCGCTGGCCCTGCGGGACGTGACCGGCCCGGACGGCGAGATGACGCGCAACGAACGCTACCTGCTGGGCGGCGAGCGCGGCGGCCTGCCCATGCCGGGCTTCGACTTCGGGAACAGTCCGGTGGAGGCGTCCGGGCAGAACTTCACGGGCCGCGAGGTCGTCATGAACACCACCAACGGGACAGGCGCGGCACACGTCGCGGCGCAGAGCGGCAAGCACGTGCTGCTCGCCTCACTGGTGAACGCACACGCGGCCGCGAGGCGCGCGCGGGCGATGGCGGTCGAGGAGATCGCCATCGTGTGCTCCGGCACGGACGAGCGCGTGAGCCTGGAGGACGTGTACGCGGCGGGCGTGCTGGCCGAGTACCTGCTCGCGATGGGTGAGTTCACGGTGGACGACGGGGCACGCATCGCGCTCACCATCCGCCGCAACCTCGGGAACCCGCTGGAGGCCCTGTCGAGCAGCGGGCACGGCGTGCACCTGGAGCGCCTGGGGCTGGGCGCGGACGTGCGCTGGGCGGCCCGCATCTCGGAGAGTACGGTGGTGCCGACGCTGGACCGTTCGGTGGACGTGCCGGGCGCGCTGCGCTTCACGGGCAGCTGA
- the nth gene encoding endonuclease III yields the protein MKLRRRAADILAALEDAYPDARTELEFSTPFELLVATVLSAQATDVSVNAATPALFRAYPDALALSRATPEDVEGYIRTIGLYRGKARNLVALAGLLIERHAGEVPNDFGAVVALPGAGRKTANVVLSNAYGYPAIAVDTHVGRLARRMGLSAHTNPDRVEVDLQALFPRERWVFLHHALILHGRRVCNARRPLCSACTLSHLCPKLEVVNSA from the coding sequence CTGAAGCTGCGTCGCCGCGCGGCCGACATTCTCGCGGCGCTGGAGGACGCGTACCCGGACGCGCGCACCGAACTGGAGTTCAGCACGCCCTTCGAACTGCTCGTCGCGACGGTATTGAGCGCGCAGGCGACGGACGTGAGCGTGAACGCCGCGACGCCCGCCCTGTTCCGCGCGTACCCGGACGCGCTCGCCCTGAGCCGCGCCACCCCGGAGGACGTGGAAGGGTACATCCGCACCATCGGACTGTACCGCGGCAAGGCCCGGAACCTCGTGGCGCTCGCCGGACTGCTGATTGAGCGGCACGCGGGCGAAGTCCCGAACGATTTCGGCGCGGTGGTGGCGCTGCCCGGCGCGGGACGCAAGACAGCGAACGTCGTGCTGAGCAACGCGTACGGCTACCCGGCCATCGCGGTGGACACGCACGTCGGGCGGCTCGCGCGGCGAATGGGCCTGAGCGCCCACACCAACCCCGACCGGGTGGAAGTGGACCTGCAGGCGCTCTTCCCGCGCGAACGCTGGGTGTTCCTGCACCACGCCCTGATCCTGCACGGGCGGCGCGTGTGCAACGCCCGGAGGCCGCTGTGCAGCGCCTGCACGCTGTCGCACCTGTGCCCGAAACTGGAAGTGGTGAACAGCGCCTGA
- a CDS encoding zinc ribbon domain-containing protein translates to MNESGQLERLYQVQQLDLELDLLTTQEADISVELKDARAQQERINNDLEDAEIALEGVEKQARRLELDLATTQEQIGRNKAEQDKNATNAKMQSQYENVIQQLGERVADYEESLAPLYERQTALSARSTELRAEHRTLRPQLAALEDADEARVQALRETGQERRERRAAMVSEIEGRLVKEYELIRRSKKGLGIVPFEGGRCKGCNVQLPTNVQQRAALGKLPAVKCPSCGRFLIKLN, encoded by the coding sequence ATGAATGAGAGCGGACAGCTGGAACGCCTGTATCAGGTGCAGCAGCTCGACCTGGAACTCGACCTCCTGACCACTCAGGAAGCCGACATCTCGGTGGAGCTGAAAGACGCGCGGGCGCAGCAGGAGCGCATCAACAACGACCTTGAGGATGCAGAGATCGCGCTGGAGGGCGTGGAGAAGCAGGCGCGGCGGCTGGAACTGGATCTGGCCACCACGCAGGAGCAGATCGGGCGGAACAAGGCCGAGCAGGACAAGAACGCCACGAACGCCAAGATGCAGTCCCAGTACGAGAACGTGATCCAGCAGCTCGGGGAGCGCGTCGCGGACTACGAGGAGAGCCTCGCGCCGCTATACGAGCGTCAGACGGCGCTCAGCGCGCGGTCCACCGAACTGCGGGCCGAGCACCGCACGCTGCGCCCCCAGCTGGCCGCGCTGGAGGACGCCGACGAGGCGCGCGTGCAGGCGCTCCGCGAGACGGGCCAGGAGCGCCGCGAGCGCCGCGCGGCGATGGTGTCGGAGATCGAGGGGCGACTCGTGAAGGAGTACGAACTGATCCGCCGCTCCAAGAAGGGTCTGGGCATCGTGCCGTTCGAGGGCGGGCGCTGCAAGGGCTGCAACGTGCAGCTCCCCACGAACGTGCAGCAGCGGGCCGCGCTGGGCAAACTCCCGGCCGTGAAGTGCCCGAGCTGCGGCCGGTTCCTGATCAAACTGAACTGA
- a CDS encoding tyrosine-protein phosphatase, which produces MPDPTSWPITWQGALNARHALPSLIRSADLSFLTAHGRAELLAAGISRIIDLRTRAERHTDPAPFAGRPEYLNLPLLPFRDRALNQASADARSNADHYRAHLDRAGNQLAAIFGAMHDAPPGPLLIHCHAGKDRTGLVAAMAHDLCGQPREQIAADYAETDRHLEAFFTAQLQRQPTPEKRAELAKFLISRPEDILAALDHLNARWGGLPAYLEAFGMSRAEQHHLAARLMTSDPK; this is translated from the coding sequence ATGCCCGACCCCACCTCCTGGCCTATCACCTGGCAGGGCGCACTTAACGCCCGCCACGCCCTGCCCAGCCTGATCCGCAGCGCCGACCTGTCCTTCCTGACCGCTCATGGCCGGGCCGAGCTGCTCGCCGCAGGCATCTCGCGGATCATCGACCTGCGAACCCGCGCCGAGAGACACACCGACCCCGCCCCGTTCGCGGGACGGCCGGAATACCTGAACCTGCCCCTCCTGCCGTTCCGCGACCGCGCCCTGAACCAGGCCAGCGCCGACGCCCGCAGCAACGCCGACCACTACCGCGCCCACCTTGACCGTGCAGGCAACCAGCTGGCAGCCATCTTCGGCGCCATGCACGACGCACCCCCCGGACCGCTGCTCATTCACTGCCACGCGGGCAAGGACCGCACCGGACTGGTGGCCGCCATGGCCCACGACCTGTGCGGACAGCCCCGCGAGCAGATCGCCGCCGACTACGCCGAGACCGACCGCCACCTGGAAGCGTTCTTTACGGCCCAACTGCAACGCCAGCCGACCCCCGAAAAGAGGGCCGAACTGGCGAAGTTCCTGATCAGCCGCCCCGAAGACATCCTGGCCGCGCTGGACCACCTGAACGCCCGGTGGGGTGGCCTCCCTGCTTACCTGGAAGCGTTCGGCATGAGCAGAGCCGAGCAGCACCATCTCGCTGCCCGGCTCATGACGTCTGATCCCAAATAG
- a CDS encoding AAA family ATPase, with amino-acid sequence MSGTDRSAHAAQDEAPGTPGGPRVAGVSVLVTGMSGTGKSTVLRLLARRGHRVVDTDDDGWCTWVTHPGGEREEVWREDRVRALLDGHTDGLLFVGGCRSNQGRLRDAFAAVVLLSAPEDVMLARVAERSGNPFGKSEEDRARIRADLRDVQPLLRRAATLEVVTTCGEEEVADRVEAAGLARLVRAAGPGGHP; translated from the coding sequence ATGTCCGGAACGGACCGGTCGGCTCACGCAGCGCAGGACGAAGCACCGGGCACGCCGGGCGGGCCGCGCGTGGCGGGGGTGAGCGTGCTCGTGACCGGCATGTCCGGCACCGGGAAGTCCACGGTCCTGCGCCTCCTCGCGCGGCGCGGTCACCGGGTGGTGGATACCGACGACGACGGCTGGTGCACGTGGGTGACGCACCCCGGCGGGGAACGTGAGGAGGTGTGGCGCGAGGACCGCGTGCGCGCCCTGCTGGACGGCCACACGGACGGCCTGCTGTTCGTGGGCGGGTGCCGCTCCAACCAGGGTCGCCTGCGGGACGCATTCGCGGCGGTGGTGCTGCTGAGCGCCCCGGAGGACGTGATGCTGGCCCGCGTCGCGGAACGGTCCGGGAATCCCTTCGGGAAGAGCGAGGAGGACCGGGCGCGGATCCGGGCGGACCTGCGTGACGTGCAGCCGCTGCTGCGGCGCGCCGCGACGCTGGAGGTCGTGACGACGTGCGGCGAGGAGGAGGTCGCGGACCGGGTGGAGGCGGCGGGCCTCGCGCGGCTCGTCCGGGCGGCCGGACCGGGCGGCCACCCGTGA
- a CDS encoding glutamine--tRNA ligase/YqeY domain fusion protein: protein MTPEVPHSDSIPAVNAADRLLAPNFITEIAERDLNSGRYAQIVTRFPPEPNGYLHLGHVFASFLDFQTALDLGGRYHLRLDDTNPEGESMEFAQAIQDDLHWLGWDWGEHLYFASDHFERYYLYAEQLIRQGDAYVDSVTGDEMARLRGSATEVGTPSRYRDRTPDENLDLFRRMRAGEFPDGAHVLRARIDLSSPNMKLRDPVLYRILRGTHYRTGDAWCIYPMYDFQHPLQDALEGVTHSMCSLEFVDNRAIYDWLMEALKFDPRPHQYEFGRRNLEYTVVSKRKLRRLVQEGHVAGWDDPRMPTLRAQRRLGVTPEAVRTFAAGIGVNRTNRTVDIAVYENAVRNDLNHRAPRVMAVLEPLRLVLEDLEGARDLQVPYWPHDVVDASPDGLVALPGGARVAPDAAVRAVPLGRELYIERSDFEVTPPKGFKRLTPGGRVRLRGAGIVEATRYDVDADGQVVAVYATLQPETAKASGVIHWVDAGTAVPAEFRLYDRLFSVANPEGQDNVPDFDPEEPGHEDTGTPVSTDFLRFLNPDSLRVTHGFVERSVAADPKDTRYQFERQGYFWQDPVDSREGALVFGRIITLRDAWADRGREKAQPRVPKAERPARTAGADAARPAAVSEVTFTPEQDAQLARLAALGVGTNEGTVIVQDARLSAYLTGLEGPHAATVAGWAVNDLGGLIREDRNALPLPALTELAELLAGGSISTRIAREALAEAAAGGQETPVQLIERRGLKVVTDTAALEGLIRDVMTANPGKVSEYRAGKKGLSGFFTGQVMRASGGQADPQRVAQLLTALLDSAE from the coding sequence ATGACCCCCGAAGTGCCCCACTCCGACTCCATTCCGGCCGTGAACGCGGCCGATCGACTGCTGGCCCCGAACTTCATCACCGAGATCGCCGAACGTGACCTGAACAGCGGCCGGTACGCGCAGATCGTGACGCGCTTCCCGCCCGAACCGAACGGGTACCTGCACCTGGGGCACGTGTTCGCGTCGTTCCTGGACTTCCAGACGGCGCTCGACCTGGGCGGACGCTACCACCTGCGCCTGGACGACACGAACCCCGAAGGCGAGAGCATGGAGTTCGCGCAGGCCATCCAGGACGACCTGCACTGGCTGGGCTGGGACTGGGGCGAGCACCTGTACTTCGCGTCGGATCACTTCGAGCGGTACTACCTGTACGCCGAGCAGCTCATCCGGCAGGGGGACGCGTACGTGGACAGCGTGACGGGCGACGAGATGGCCCGCCTGCGCGGCAGTGCCACCGAGGTCGGCACACCGAGCAGGTACCGGGACCGCACGCCGGACGAGAACCTCGACCTGTTCCGGCGCATGCGGGCCGGGGAGTTCCCGGACGGCGCGCACGTCCTGCGGGCCCGCATCGACCTGAGCAGCCCGAACATGAAGCTGCGCGACCCGGTGCTGTACCGCATCCTGCGCGGCACGCACTACCGGACGGGCGACGCGTGGTGCATCTACCCGATGTACGACTTCCAGCACCCACTGCAGGACGCGCTGGAGGGCGTGACGCACAGCATGTGCAGCCTGGAGTTCGTGGACAACCGCGCCATCTACGACTGGCTGATGGAGGCGCTGAAGTTCGACCCGCGCCCGCACCAGTACGAGTTCGGCCGCCGGAACCTGGAGTACACGGTCGTCAGCAAACGCAAGCTGCGGCGGCTGGTGCAGGAGGGGCACGTGGCGGGCTGGGACGATCCGCGCATGCCGACCCTGCGCGCGCAGCGCCGTCTGGGCGTGACGCCGGAAGCGGTGCGGACCTTCGCGGCGGGCATCGGCGTGAACCGCACCAACCGCACGGTGGACATCGCCGTGTACGAGAACGCGGTCCGCAACGACCTGAACCACCGCGCGCCGCGCGTGATGGCGGTGCTGGAACCGCTGCGGCTGGTCCTGGAGGACCTGGAGGGCGCGCGTGACCTGCAGGTGCCGTACTGGCCGCACGACGTGGTGGACGCCTCCCCGGACGGCCTGGTGGCGTTGCCTGGCGGGGCGCGCGTCGCGCCGGACGCGGCGGTGCGGGCCGTGCCGCTCGGGCGTGAACTGTACATCGAGCGCAGCGATTTCGAGGTGACGCCCCCGAAGGGCTTCAAGCGCCTCACGCCGGGCGGCCGCGTGCGCCTGCGCGGGGCGGGCATCGTGGAGGCCACACGGTACGACGTGGACGCCGACGGGCAGGTGGTCGCCGTGTACGCCACGCTGCAGCCGGAAACGGCGAAGGCGAGCGGCGTGATCCACTGGGTGGACGCGGGCACGGCCGTCCCGGCGGAATTCCGGCTGTACGACCGGCTGTTCAGCGTCGCGAACCCCGAGGGGCAGGACAACGTGCCGGACTTCGACCCGGAAGAGCCCGGGCATGAGGACACCGGCACGCCCGTCAGCACGGACTTCCTGCGGTTCCTGAACCCGGACAGCCTGCGCGTCACGCACGGCTTCGTGGAGCGGAGCGTGGCGGCCGACCCGAAGGACACCCGGTACCAGTTCGAACGGCAGGGGTACTTCTGGCAGGACCCGGTGGACAGCCGGGAAGGCGCGCTGGTGTTCGGGCGGATCATCACGCTGCGCGACGCGTGGGCGGACCGGGGCCGCGAGAAGGCGCAGCCGCGCGTCCCGAAAGCGGAACGTCCCGCCCGCACGGCAGGCGCGGACGCCGCGCGCCCGGCGGCGGTCAGCGAGGTGACGTTCACGCCGGAGCAGGACGCGCAGCTCGCGCGGCTCGCGGCACTGGGCGTCGGCACGAACGAGGGGACGGTCATCGTGCAGGACGCCCGCCTGAGCGCGTACCTGACGGGCCTGGAGGGACCGCACGCGGCGACGGTGGCGGGCTGGGCCGTGAACGACCTGGGCGGCCTGATCCGCGAGGACCGCAACGCGCTCCCGCTGCCCGCCCTGACGGAACTGGCGGAACTGCTGGCGGGCGGCAGCATCAGCACCCGGATCGCGCGCGAGGCGCTCGCGGAGGCCGCGGCGGGCGGGCAGGAGACGCCCGTGCAGCTCATCGAACGGCGCGGCTTGAAGGTCGTGACGGACACGGCGGCACTCGAGGGCCTCATCCGGGACGTGATGACCGCCAACCCCGGCAAGGTCAGCGAGTACCGTGCGGGCAAGAAGGGCCTGAGCGGCTTCTTCACGGGGCAGGTCATGCGTGCCAGCGGCGGTCAGGCGGACCCGCAGCGGGTCGCGCAGCTGCTCACGGCGCTCCTCGACAGCGCCGAATAA
- a CDS encoding PIG-L deacetylase family protein has protein sequence MKGFARRPAARSRRRWLAPLLLVAAILALWINVTPFTRITQPNAAARVARLPATTPLYEGQKILILSPHPDDETLCCGGLIQKAHAAHAEVYVAFMTSGDGFEFDAALEGRQLRPTARAFQRLALRRMDEARAATASLGVPATHLSFLGYPDGSLLHLFLENYASPYRSPTTGLSAVTYPGTQSPGSAYTGQNLERDLGTLLDRVHPDLVLVPAPQDAHPDHRTTGFMALRLMAARGQTSRLRYWVVHGGLEWPLPKGLHRTEPLTLPSRAPNLAWTRQDLTPDEVLAKGRAVNLYRTQTALLGRFMEAFERRNELFSTTPLPRGPLTDTTLPPPR, from the coding sequence TTGAAGGGCTTCGCCCGGCGTCCCGCCGCACGCTCCCGGCGGCGCTGGCTGGCCCCGCTGCTCCTCGTGGCCGCCATCCTCGCTCTGTGGATCAACGTGACGCCCTTCACGCGCATCACGCAGCCGAACGCGGCCGCCCGCGTCGCCCGCCTCCCCGCCACCACCCCCCTCTACGAAGGGCAGAAGATCCTGATCCTCTCCCCGCACCCGGACGACGAGACCCTCTGCTGCGGCGGCCTGATCCAGAAGGCCCACGCCGCGCACGCCGAAGTGTACGTGGCCTTCATGACGAGCGGCGACGGCTTCGAGTTCGACGCGGCCCTGGAAGGAAGGCAGCTGCGCCCCACCGCCCGCGCCTTCCAGCGCCTCGCGCTGCGCCGCATGGACGAAGCGCGCGCCGCGACCGCGTCCCTCGGCGTGCCCGCCACGCACCTCAGCTTCCTCGGGTACCCCGACGGCAGCCTGCTGCACCTCTTCCTCGAAAACTACGCCTCCCCCTACCGTTCTCCCACCACCGGCCTGAGCGCCGTCACGTACCCCGGCACGCAGAGCCCCGGCAGCGCCTACACCGGCCAGAACCTCGAACGCGACCTCGGCACCCTGCTCGACCGCGTCCACCCCGACCTCGTCCTCGTGCCCGCCCCGCAGGACGCCCACCCCGACCACCGCACCACCGGCTTCATGGCCCTGCGCCTCATGGCCGCGCGCGGCCAGACCTCCCGGCTGCGCTACTGGGTGGTGCACGGCGGCCTGGAATGGCCCCTCCCGAAAGGCCTGCACCGCACCGAACCGCTCACCCTGCCCAGCCGCGCCCCGAACCTCGCCTGGACGCGCCAGGACCTCACGCCGGACGAGGTGCTCGCCAAGGGCCGCGCCGTGAACCTGTACCGCACGCAGACCGCCCTGCTCGGCCGCTTCATGGAGGCCTTCGAGCGCCGCAACGAACTGTTCAGCACCACCCCCCTCCCCAGAGGACCGCTGACCGACACCACCCTCCCCCCACCCCGCTGA